From a region of the Globicephala melas chromosome 19, mGloMel1.2, whole genome shotgun sequence genome:
- the ZNF446 gene encoding zinc finger protein 446 isoform X3 has translation MPSPLGPPSLPSVDPEATQEDPEAARQRFRGFCYQEVAGPREALAQLRELCRQWLRPEVHSKEQMLELLVLEQFLGALPPEIQAWVRGQQPGSPEEATVLVEGLQHDPGQLLGWITAHVLKQAVLPAAQNTEESVGSSHPSGTVEPRKAASWEGSKDAQLEENAQLSCSVKEEPDGYGQETAPSSPPHPARSHEGPAEQQEPTSVPFQPPRIQEEWGLLDRSQKEVYWDAMLQKYGTVVSLAGLPCPLPEARTEPEPEALSTGSEGARSLLPGEWPPAPRWRRGRGGGEPRPPRAWGAAGGVTRRPGSATSGPPPGGESESSREGRPGCPEAPPPARSKPYTCAQCGRTFDWKSVFVIHRRAHAGGPGAEKQPVGPPRRALPGPRSYACEECGRSFSWKSQLVIHRKGHAGQRRHFCGDCGHSFDWKSQLVIHRKSHRPEAP, from the exons ATGCCATCCCCACTGGGCCCCCCGAGTCTGCCCTCTGTGGACCCCGAGGCCACCCAGGAGGATCCTGAGGCAGCACGCCAGCGCTTCCGGGGCTTCTGCTACCAGGAGGTGGCCGGTCCCCGCGAGGCCTTGGCCCAGCTCCGGGAGCTCTGCCGCCAGTGGCTGCGGCCCGAGGTGCACTCCAAGGAGCAGATGCTGGAGCTGCTGGTGCTGGAGCAGTTCCTGGGCGCGCTGCCCCCTGAGATCCAGGCCTGGGTGCGGGGACAGCAACCAGGCAGCCCTGAGGAGGCCACTGTCCTGGTCGAGGGCCTGCAGCATGACCCTGGGCAGCTTCTGGGCTGG ATTACAGCACATGTCCTGAAGCAAGCGGTGCTCCCAGCCGCACAGAACACAGAGGAGTCTGTGGGGAGCTCCCACCCTTCAGGGACAGTGGAGCCCCGAAAGGCAGCCTCTTGGGAGGGGTCCAAGGATGCCCAGTTGGAGGAGAATGCCCAGCTCAGCTGCAGCGTGAAGGAGGAGCCTGATGGCTACGGGCAGGAGACAG CACCGTCCAGCCCCCCACATCCAGCCCGGTCCCATGAGGGGCCCGCTGAACAACAGGAACCGACCTCCGTGCCCTTTCAGCCACCCAGGATTCAG GAGGAGTGGGGGCTCCTGGACCGGTCACAGAAGGAGGTGTACTGGGACGCGATGCTGCAGAAGTACGGCACGGTGGTCTCCCTGG CAGGGTTGCCGTGTCCCCTGCCGGAGGCGCGCACTGAGCCGGAGCCGGAGGCGCTGAGCACCGGATCCGAGGGAGCGAGAAGCCTCCTCCCGGGTGAGTGGCCTCCCGCTCCCCGGTGgcgacgggggcgggggggcggggagccCAGGCCGCCCCGCGCCTGGGGGGCTGCGGGCGGAGTCACCAGGcgacctggctctgccacctctgGCCCCCCACCAGGAGGAGAGAGCGAGAGCTCCCGAGAGGGCCGGCCCGGCTGCCCGGAGGCCCCGCCGCCCGCGCGGAGCAAGCCCTACACGTGCGCGCAGTGCGGCCGCACCTTCGACTGGAAGTCGGTGTTCGTCATCCACCGCCGCGCGCACGCGGGCGGCCCGGGCGCCGAGAAGCAGCCGGTGGGGCCGCCCCGGCGCGCGCTCCCGGGCCCGCGCAGCTACGCCTGCGAGGAGTGCGGCCGCAGCTTCAGCTGGAAGTCGCAGCTGGTCATCCACCGCAAGGGCCACGCCGGCCAGCGGCGCCACTTCTGCGGCGACTGCGGCCACAGCTTCGACTGGAAGTCCCAGCTGGTCATCCACCGCAAGAGCCACCGGCCCGAGGCCCCGTGA
- the ZNF446 gene encoding zinc finger protein 446 isoform X1: MRRIRRYHTSPPLVPFGGSKKTPGTTMPSPLGPPSLPSVDPEATQEDPEAARQRFRGFCYQEVAGPREALAQLRELCRQWLRPEVHSKEQMLELLVLEQFLGALPPEIQAWVRGQQPGSPEEATVLVEGLQHDPGQLLGWITAHVLKQAVLPAAQNTEESVGSSHPSGTVEPRKAASWEGSKDAQLEENAQLSCSVKEEPDGYGQETAPSSPPHPARSHEGPAEQQEPTSVPFQPPRIQEEWGLLDRSQKEVYWDAMLQKYGTVVSLAGLPCPLPEARTEPEPEALSTGSEGARSLLPGEWPPAPRWRRGRGGGEPRPPRAWGAAGGVTRRPGSATSGPPPGGESESSREGRPGCPEAPPPARSKPYTCAQCGRTFDWKSVFVIHRRAHAGGPGAEKQPVGPPRRALPGPRSYACEECGRSFSWKSQLVIHRKGHAGQRRHFCGDCGHSFDWKSQLVIHRKSHRPEAP; encoded by the exons ATGCGCAGGATTCGAAGGTACCATACGTCTCCGCCGTTG GTCCCCTTTGGTGGCTCCAAGAAGACTCCCGGCACAACAATGCCATCCCCACTGGGCCCCCCGAGTCTGCCCTCTGTGGACCCCGAGGCCACCCAGGAGGATCCTGAGGCAGCACGCCAGCGCTTCCGGGGCTTCTGCTACCAGGAGGTGGCCGGTCCCCGCGAGGCCTTGGCCCAGCTCCGGGAGCTCTGCCGCCAGTGGCTGCGGCCCGAGGTGCACTCCAAGGAGCAGATGCTGGAGCTGCTGGTGCTGGAGCAGTTCCTGGGCGCGCTGCCCCCTGAGATCCAGGCCTGGGTGCGGGGACAGCAACCAGGCAGCCCTGAGGAGGCCACTGTCCTGGTCGAGGGCCTGCAGCATGACCCTGGGCAGCTTCTGGGCTGG ATTACAGCACATGTCCTGAAGCAAGCGGTGCTCCCAGCCGCACAGAACACAGAGGAGTCTGTGGGGAGCTCCCACCCTTCAGGGACAGTGGAGCCCCGAAAGGCAGCCTCTTGGGAGGGGTCCAAGGATGCCCAGTTGGAGGAGAATGCCCAGCTCAGCTGCAGCGTGAAGGAGGAGCCTGATGGCTACGGGCAGGAGACAG CACCGTCCAGCCCCCCACATCCAGCCCGGTCCCATGAGGGGCCCGCTGAACAACAGGAACCGACCTCCGTGCCCTTTCAGCCACCCAGGATTCAG GAGGAGTGGGGGCTCCTGGACCGGTCACAGAAGGAGGTGTACTGGGACGCGATGCTGCAGAAGTACGGCACGGTGGTCTCCCTGG CAGGGTTGCCGTGTCCCCTGCCGGAGGCGCGCACTGAGCCGGAGCCGGAGGCGCTGAGCACCGGATCCGAGGGAGCGAGAAGCCTCCTCCCGGGTGAGTGGCCTCCCGCTCCCCGGTGgcgacgggggcgggggggcggggagccCAGGCCGCCCCGCGCCTGGGGGGCTGCGGGCGGAGTCACCAGGcgacctggctctgccacctctgGCCCCCCACCAGGAGGAGAGAGCGAGAGCTCCCGAGAGGGCCGGCCCGGCTGCCCGGAGGCCCCGCCGCCCGCGCGGAGCAAGCCCTACACGTGCGCGCAGTGCGGCCGCACCTTCGACTGGAAGTCGGTGTTCGTCATCCACCGCCGCGCGCACGCGGGCGGCCCGGGCGCCGAGAAGCAGCCGGTGGGGCCGCCCCGGCGCGCGCTCCCGGGCCCGCGCAGCTACGCCTGCGAGGAGTGCGGCCGCAGCTTCAGCTGGAAGTCGCAGCTGGTCATCCACCGCAAGGGCCACGCCGGCCAGCGGCGCCACTTCTGCGGCGACTGCGGCCACAGCTTCGACTGGAAGTCCCAGCTGGTCATCCACCGCAAGAGCCACCGGCCCGAGGCCCCGTGA
- the ZNF446 gene encoding zinc finger protein 446 isoform X4, translating into MRRIRRYHTSPPLVPFGGSKKTPGTTMPSPLGPPSLPSVDPEATQEDPEAARQRFRGFCYQEVAGPREALAQLRELCRQWLRPEVHSKEQMLELLVLEQFLGALPPEIQAWVRGQQPGSPEEATVLVEGLQHDPGQLLGWITAHVLKQAVLPAAQNTEESVGSSHPSGTVEPRKAASWEGSKDAQLEENAQLSCSVKEEPDGYGQETAPSSPPHPARSHEGPAEQQEPTSVPFQPPRIQEEWGLLDRSQKEVYWDAMLQKYGTVVSLAGLPCPLPEARTEPEPEALSTGSEGARSLLPGGESESSREGRPGCPEAPPPARSKPYTCAQCGRTFDWKSVFVIHRRAHAGGPGAEKQPVGPPRRALPGPRSYACEECGRSFSWKSQLVIHRKGHAGQRRHFCGDCGHSFDWKSQLVIHRKSHRPEAP; encoded by the exons ATGCGCAGGATTCGAAGGTACCATACGTCTCCGCCGTTG GTCCCCTTTGGTGGCTCCAAGAAGACTCCCGGCACAACAATGCCATCCCCACTGGGCCCCCCGAGTCTGCCCTCTGTGGACCCCGAGGCCACCCAGGAGGATCCTGAGGCAGCACGCCAGCGCTTCCGGGGCTTCTGCTACCAGGAGGTGGCCGGTCCCCGCGAGGCCTTGGCCCAGCTCCGGGAGCTCTGCCGCCAGTGGCTGCGGCCCGAGGTGCACTCCAAGGAGCAGATGCTGGAGCTGCTGGTGCTGGAGCAGTTCCTGGGCGCGCTGCCCCCTGAGATCCAGGCCTGGGTGCGGGGACAGCAACCAGGCAGCCCTGAGGAGGCCACTGTCCTGGTCGAGGGCCTGCAGCATGACCCTGGGCAGCTTCTGGGCTGG ATTACAGCACATGTCCTGAAGCAAGCGGTGCTCCCAGCCGCACAGAACACAGAGGAGTCTGTGGGGAGCTCCCACCCTTCAGGGACAGTGGAGCCCCGAAAGGCAGCCTCTTGGGAGGGGTCCAAGGATGCCCAGTTGGAGGAGAATGCCCAGCTCAGCTGCAGCGTGAAGGAGGAGCCTGATGGCTACGGGCAGGAGACAG CACCGTCCAGCCCCCCACATCCAGCCCGGTCCCATGAGGGGCCCGCTGAACAACAGGAACCGACCTCCGTGCCCTTTCAGCCACCCAGGATTCAG GAGGAGTGGGGGCTCCTGGACCGGTCACAGAAGGAGGTGTACTGGGACGCGATGCTGCAGAAGTACGGCACGGTGGTCTCCCTGG CAGGGTTGCCGTGTCCCCTGCCGGAGGCGCGCACTGAGCCGGAGCCGGAGGCGCTGAGCACCGGATCCGAGGGAGCGAGAAGCCTCCTCCCGG GAGGAGAGAGCGAGAGCTCCCGAGAGGGCCGGCCCGGCTGCCCGGAGGCCCCGCCGCCCGCGCGGAGCAAGCCCTACACGTGCGCGCAGTGCGGCCGCACCTTCGACTGGAAGTCGGTGTTCGTCATCCACCGCCGCGCGCACGCGGGCGGCCCGGGCGCCGAGAAGCAGCCGGTGGGGCCGCCCCGGCGCGCGCTCCCGGGCCCGCGCAGCTACGCCTGCGAGGAGTGCGGCCGCAGCTTCAGCTGGAAGTCGCAGCTGGTCATCCACCGCAAGGGCCACGCCGGCCAGCGGCGCCACTTCTGCGGCGACTGCGGCCACAGCTTCGACTGGAAGTCCCAGCTGGTCATCCACCGCAAGAGCCACCGGCCCGAGGCCCCGTGA
- the ZNF446 gene encoding zinc finger protein 446 isoform X2 — protein MRRIRRYHTSPPLVPFGGSKKTPGTTMPSPLGPPSLPSVDPEATQEDPEAARQRFRGFCYQEVAGPREALAQLRELCRQWLRPEVHSKEQMLELLVLEQFLGALPPEIQAWVRGQQPGSPEEATVLVEGLQHDPGQLLGWITAHVLKQAVLPAAQNTEESVGSSHPSGTVEPRKAASWEGSKDAQLEENAQLSCSVKEEPDGYGQETAPSSPPHPARSHEGPAEQQEPTSVPFQPPRIQEEWGLLDRSQKEVYWDAMLQKYGTVVSLGLPCPLPEARTEPEPEALSTGSEGARSLLPGEWPPAPRWRRGRGGGEPRPPRAWGAAGGVTRRPGSATSGPPPGGESESSREGRPGCPEAPPPARSKPYTCAQCGRTFDWKSVFVIHRRAHAGGPGAEKQPVGPPRRALPGPRSYACEECGRSFSWKSQLVIHRKGHAGQRRHFCGDCGHSFDWKSQLVIHRKSHRPEAP, from the exons ATGCGCAGGATTCGAAGGTACCATACGTCTCCGCCGTTG GTCCCCTTTGGTGGCTCCAAGAAGACTCCCGGCACAACAATGCCATCCCCACTGGGCCCCCCGAGTCTGCCCTCTGTGGACCCCGAGGCCACCCAGGAGGATCCTGAGGCAGCACGCCAGCGCTTCCGGGGCTTCTGCTACCAGGAGGTGGCCGGTCCCCGCGAGGCCTTGGCCCAGCTCCGGGAGCTCTGCCGCCAGTGGCTGCGGCCCGAGGTGCACTCCAAGGAGCAGATGCTGGAGCTGCTGGTGCTGGAGCAGTTCCTGGGCGCGCTGCCCCCTGAGATCCAGGCCTGGGTGCGGGGACAGCAACCAGGCAGCCCTGAGGAGGCCACTGTCCTGGTCGAGGGCCTGCAGCATGACCCTGGGCAGCTTCTGGGCTGG ATTACAGCACATGTCCTGAAGCAAGCGGTGCTCCCAGCCGCACAGAACACAGAGGAGTCTGTGGGGAGCTCCCACCCTTCAGGGACAGTGGAGCCCCGAAAGGCAGCCTCTTGGGAGGGGTCCAAGGATGCCCAGTTGGAGGAGAATGCCCAGCTCAGCTGCAGCGTGAAGGAGGAGCCTGATGGCTACGGGCAGGAGACAG CACCGTCCAGCCCCCCACATCCAGCCCGGTCCCATGAGGGGCCCGCTGAACAACAGGAACCGACCTCCGTGCCCTTTCAGCCACCCAGGATTCAG GAGGAGTGGGGGCTCCTGGACCGGTCACAGAAGGAGGTGTACTGGGACGCGATGCTGCAGAAGTACGGCACGGTGGTCTCCCTGG GGTTGCCGTGTCCCCTGCCGGAGGCGCGCACTGAGCCGGAGCCGGAGGCGCTGAGCACCGGATCCGAGGGAGCGAGAAGCCTCCTCCCGGGTGAGTGGCCTCCCGCTCCCCGGTGgcgacgggggcgggggggcggggagccCAGGCCGCCCCGCGCCTGGGGGGCTGCGGGCGGAGTCACCAGGcgacctggctctgccacctctgGCCCCCCACCAGGAGGAGAGAGCGAGAGCTCCCGAGAGGGCCGGCCCGGCTGCCCGGAGGCCCCGCCGCCCGCGCGGAGCAAGCCCTACACGTGCGCGCAGTGCGGCCGCACCTTCGACTGGAAGTCGGTGTTCGTCATCCACCGCCGCGCGCACGCGGGCGGCCCGGGCGCCGAGAAGCAGCCGGTGGGGCCGCCCCGGCGCGCGCTCCCGGGCCCGCGCAGCTACGCCTGCGAGGAGTGCGGCCGCAGCTTCAGCTGGAAGTCGCAGCTGGTCATCCACCGCAAGGGCCACGCCGGCCAGCGGCGCCACTTCTGCGGCGACTGCGGCCACAGCTTCGACTGGAAGTCCCAGCTGGTCATCCACCGCAAGAGCCACCGGCCCGAGGCCCCGTGA